The DNA region AAATCCACAAGCTAGGATCGCTCTGTAGATCTGTTCACGACTGATATTTTCAGGGAATTGGCCAATAAAAACGGCTGGAACCAGGGCTATGCGATGTTTAAAAGTGCTAATCCTGCTGAAATCATCATGATCGATATTGATTGCTTTTACCGGGCATACTTTGAAGCATTCACCACAATCCACACAGCGATTTTCGTACAGGATGGCTTTCCCTTTTCTTACTCTTATGGCTTCAGTTGGACAGACATTCATACAGTGGGAGCATCCTGTACAGAGCTCTTCACTAATCCTGAGTGCATGATGAAAATGCCTGGTTTCCATTTATTCTGATTCCTGCCCTTTTAGATAAACAATAATCTCCAACTGTGTCCCTTTGCCAACTTCACTACTAATTCTGAATTCGTCTGCATTATTTTTTATGTTCTGAAGTCCCATTCCTGCCCCGAACCCCATTTCCCTAACCTTTGGGGAAGCTGTAGAGAACCCTGCCTTCATTGCTTTCTGGATATCAGGTATCCCGGGACCTTTATCTTCGAGCCTTATTTGAACTTTCTCGATGTCAACATAAACCCTGATGATGCCTTCGAATGCATGTGCAACAATATTTACTTCAGCTTCATACAATGCCACAACGATCCTTCTGATGATAGCAGGATCCACATTTAACTGTTTTAATACCTTCTTAAACTGGCTGGAGGCTGTTCCTGCCTTTGTAAAATTTCCGCCTTCAACCGGGTATTCGAAATGCATTGACCGATGGTATTAATAAACGGGTTTCAATCCTGCATTGTAAAGTAACCCACATGATCTGAACATGGAGTAACTGCATTCAAGCATCACCATTCCGTTTTCTTCTGCTAAACGCAGCATTTCAGGATCTGCTTTTTTATCTCTGACGAGAACAATATTTGTGATATCAGCCATCTCAGAGGTTCTAATGGTTTGAATATTGGTCAGCCCTGTAAGCAACAAGAGGTTGGCACTATCCAGGGTAAGTACGTCACTCATCAGATCGGAAGCAAATACATGGGAAATCTCCCTCTGAAGATGTTCTTTCCCGCATATGACTTTTGCATCAAGTATTACTGCAATTTCTGAAAGCTTCATTGATTTTTCCTCCACTTTGTTTCCTAACTATTCATTTTTCCAGCCAACTAAATGTTGGTAAGACCTTTGAATTTTCCACTGCAAAAGTAATCCACATTCAACTCCCAAACAAGTTATTTGTTATTAATTTCACAATGTGAATCAAATAACAATCAATTTAGATAAAGTCTAAATAAGTAAGGGTTGGAGTGGGTCCAAAAGCAAAAAGAGCCGGATAATTCCGACTCTTTTTACTGAGTCCTAGTGTTGTTTGGAGGGGGGGCTTGCTTTTGCAGCTTTTGCATTTTTAAATTTTACTTATCACTAGTACCTCTTTCTGACTTTGTAATGAGTATGAAGCAATTCATGCGACTTATGTCCGAGTGGAGTTCCCAGGTAATCCGTATAGACTTCTGTGACTTCCGGATTTTCATGCGATTTTCGCAGACTCTTACCCATGTCTTCTGCATAGATGGCTTCAGTTCTCTTTCGGCGAATTTCAGGGGATGTAGGGATTGGCTGACCCCCACCTCCGATGCAACCACCAGGGCATCCCATGATTTCAATGAAATGATAGTTGGCTTCACCTCTCTTGATGGCTTCCATCAATTTTTTGGCATTGGCTAATCCATGTGCGACCGCAACATTAAGTTCAACCCCTTCAAGGAAATTCCATGCTGGAACCGTATTCTTGATTTTAATAGATGCTTCCTTCACGCCTTCAATACCCCTGACCGGTTTGATGTTCAGGTTGGTAAAGGGAACCTCATGACCGGTAACAATTTCATAAGCAGTACGTAAGGCTGCTTCCATTACACCTCCGGTAGCTCCGAAAATTACAGCTGCTCCGGTAGATTCACCCAATATACTGTCATAATTATCATCTTCCAGTTTATCGAAATCAATACCGGCTTGTTTCACCATCATGGCTAATTCGCGGGTTGTAAGAACATAATCTACATCTTTGAATCCACTGTCTCTCATTTCCGGACGATTGCACTCAAATTTTTTGGCGGTGCATGGCATGATAGAGACAACGATCATATTTTCTGCTTTGATATTGATCTTATCGGCATAATATGTTTTTGCAAGTGCGCCAAACATCTGCTGTGGTGATTTGCAACTGGAAAGGTTATCAAGCAACTCAGGGAACATATGTTCCTGGAATTTAATCCATCCTGGTGAGCAGGAAGTCATCATTGGAAGTTTCACGGTTTCATCCTTGTCAACGATTGCTTTTTTCAAACGGGTCAGGAGTTCAGTCCCTTCTTCCATAATGGTGAGGTCAGCAGTGAAATCTGTATCCAACACTTTATTGAATCCCATTTTTTTCAATGCTGAAACCATTTTTCCTGTTACCCTTGTCCCGGTTTCAACTTCCAGATCTTCACCCAATGCTACGCGTGTGGCTGGGGCAGTCTGAA from Bacteroidales bacterium includes:
- a CDS encoding iron hydrogenase small subunit, producing MVNLKINNIPISVEEGTTILDAAKRLNFRIPTLCNHPDLSVAGNCRVCVVEVKGARLLSASCATPVSEGMEVFTNSEKVRIARKHVVELLLSEHNSDCTKCFKNGHCELQELASEYRIGDHVFLDLVKAKDKIQDISSPSIVKDNSKCIRCQRCVRTCAELQAVSALAVVHKGNHQSISTFLNKPMNDVVCTNCGQCINRCPTGALTERNYIEEVWNAIYDPRKFVVVQTAPATRVALGEDLEVETGTRVTGKMVSALKKMGFNKVLDTDFTADLTIMEEGTELLTRLKKAIVDKDETVKLPMMTSCSPGWIKFQEHMFPELLDNLSSCKSPQQMFGALAKTYYADKINIKAENMIVVSIMPCTAKKFECNRPEMRDSGFKDVDYVLTTRELAMMVKQAGIDFDKLEDDNYDSILGESTGAAVIFGATGGVMEAALRTAYEIVTGHEVPFTNLNIKPVRGIEGVKEASIKIKNTVPAWNFLEGVELNVAVAHGLANAKKLMEAIKRGEANYHFIEIMGCPGGCIGGGGQPIPTSPEIRRKRTEAIYAEDMGKSLRKSHENPEVTEVYTDYLGTPLGHKSHELLHTHYKVRKRY
- a CDS encoding anti-sigma regulatory factor; protein product: MHFEYPVEGGNFTKAGTASSQFKKVLKQLNVDPAIIRRIVVALYEAEVNIVAHAFEGIIRVYVDIEKVQIRLEDKGPGIPDIQKAMKAGFSTASPKVREMGFGAGMGLQNIKNNADEFRISSEVGKGTQLEIIVYLKGQESE